Part of the Carassius carassius chromosome 20, fCarCar2.1, whole genome shotgun sequence genome, GAGCTGCTCTTAGCTGCCGCTAGACATGGCGTCAGCCGCACTGAACTCTCAATCTTCCCTGACCCACAGTACTCATTCAGTCAGGCCCGCCTCGACTACCTCCAGAACCAAGCCCAAGCCGCTTCGCAGATTCACGCGTTAAGTCAGTCACAGGGTCCATCCAGTATCAAAGAGGAGAGCTTAGATGATGAGTCTCGGCTGTTGGGGGTGGAGGCCCTCTGTCCATCAGACTCTCCAGCCATGCTCCTCACCCATTCTGAGGGGAAAGTTGGAGTTCAGGCTGGATGGGGCTGGAagaagagcaaaaacaatgggCCTAGTGAGAGAAaagaaggaagagagagaggtgAAGGGCCTTCGGACTCCGATTCTGATTCAGACTCGGGCTCGTCTTCCTCCTCCCGTCATTCTGGCAGCTCAGATGATAGCGGAGACAGTGATGCCGAGAGAGAACAAGGTGAGGAGGCACTGTTGCATTTCAGTTATTTATTGGTAGACTACAGCTTAAAAACTTATTTCTTATTGTTTTAGTCTCATGATGTTCAGTATGCAACACAAAATTCATGTCACAGCTATTtgcttttaaattacttttttttttttttagccaattAAACTCAATGTTTAGggtaaaatacagcaaaagaaagTAGATAAATCAAGGCATTTTTGTGCAAATGTTTCCATTATATAAACACCAGAAAGAATTTATCCTTTTTATAATTTCTGTTCATTGATACcaaaataaaatggtaataaacggcaatatttgtatttattttttcagggaaattaatattttattcagcaagaatacattcagttgatcaaaagttacaaaaACGTTTATAATTAGAACAATGTCTGTATAAATAAtcttaccaaaatattttttgattcTTCGTTTTTAACTAAAGTATTTGAATGCACTGAAACAGCCACttagggatttatttatttttgcatttttctgtGATAGGACAGTATAGATATGACAGGAAGGATATGACCAAATAATAGATTTGACTGGAAAGCTCCACGAGGCAGGATTCTAATCATTCTGATCTTCACTGAGCATTGTGTTTTTAATGGTAAACTGAGTTAATTTGGGTTGATTTGAATGCAATTTGTTAATAGAATGATTCTGATCTCTTAGCAGCAGTTCTTAAGATGTGCGACGGCGATGAAGAAAACAGCATCCTCTCCCTCACTCCATCTCAAGAAGGCGCCCCACCCGAGTCCCTCACTGACCCTCTGAGAGTTGATTGGCCCAAAGACCGTGTGTTGATAAACCGAATAAACAACCTCTGCTCGCTGGTTCTAACGGGGCACTGGCCGTCAGGTCGACGCTACATCTCTGACATACAGCTCAATTCTACATCTGAAGAGCATGACCTCGGAGGTGACCTTGGTTACCCCAGATTGCCACGGAAAAGCAACAGTGCCATGTCTGCAGAAACTCTTGAAGGCCGAGAATCAGAGTTCACAGTAAAACTCCTAAAGGTGAGGTGGTCTTCAGACATTAATGAACTTCAGCTATCTCTTAAATTTCTGCTTTGTTTAATTTTTGCATTCATTTCACTTTTAGGAGGAGGGGCTGAAGCTGACATTTTCTAAGCAGGCTCTCATGCCAAACGGTGAAGGGAGTGCACGCAAAAAGAGAAAGGACCACGAGGTACAGAAATACAGTCTTATAAATTTGCCCAAAAGTAATCTTTCAGTTTACATTGATGCATTAAGTATTTCAAGCTATATAATGTGTGTTTTCTGACATTTAGGTGGTAGATTCAGAAGGGGTTCTCCATGCTCCCCGCAGAAGGGACCTTCCTAACTGGCTCAAAGAAAACCCAGATTATGAAGTGGAGGGAGACATGTTAGAAGTAAGTGCAAAGTGCAGGTTGAACTCTCTTTTCTGAGATCTTCTTGGACTGAcacagctaaaaaaaatatatatctttgttGCAGTTATTGGTGAACCGAACCaaaagaaagaggaggaggaagagggtaGAGAAAGGAGCAGCACTTACCGGCAGTGAGAGAGTGAAGGTCATAGACATAAGGACAGGCAAGAAGGTGAGGGAATACATTTGACCGTTCTGCCATAATTAACACTTTTCCCTGTTTAGACTACAAAGTAaccagaacaactgttttcaacattggtaatgcaagtttttcttgagcaccaaatcaggatattagaattgatttctgaaggctcgtgtgacactgaagactggagtaatggctactgaaaagtactgtttttttttttgtttttttttatcaaataatgattggtgagcataagtgacttTGAACTCTTACTgaccaaactttttaatggtagtgtatgcCATTTCCATGAAATGACAGTTTGCACTGTTGCACATGGGACAGTTGTGTTTCTGATGTATTTTGAAGTTGAGTGCAGTTGGTCTTACACTCCGTTTTATACTCCCTTCAGTTTAGTGGAATATATGGGCCTTTACTACAGGACCTGAGAGAGCACCTGGAGGAGAACCCTGACCACGTTGTAGCACCAGAATGGTCTGAGACTGTTCGCAGTTCGGTTAGTGTCTCCTATATCCTATAGTGTGTTTATGGTTATCATCTTCATCTACCCTGCTTGTATAGTGTATATTATGTCAGTCGCAGTCAGTGGTATTTTTTCTGCAATTTAATCTGATCCTTCTCTTCAATCTCAGGGCTTCTTGCCTGAGAGTTTATTCCAACGACTGTTGAGTCCCCACGCTTCAATCCCCAAAAAGAATCGACATTACCTCTCCACCCCTTCGATCCAGACTGATGACCCTCTCCTGGGAGGCGGCGAAGGCGAGACGTTAGTTTCTGACGGTGCATACATGATGGACGACGAGGACCTGGAGGACGGCAGTCACCTCACGTCATCACACCACTTCCTTACTCCAGCCTACGATGTGAAGATGGAGCCGAGTGCTCTTGATATGGACGGAGGCGACAGTTTGTCACAAGGTGGCTATGATAGCTCTGACAGAGAGGCCATTTTAGATGATGTCATCATGGCGCCGAAGAATTCGGACTCTTCCTCAAGCTCCGAGGATTGACCAAATCTCATGTTAGATGTAGTAAACCGAGATCATGacagtcttttattttattatactcattatttttataattattattgatgttattactttaaaatatggagtaactttttttttcttgggttGGATTTGTACTTGACTGTTTTGTGTAGGAAAGATATAggcgcttcttttttttctttacaccTCATTCAAAATCTTAATTCCAGATGGATGAAATATATCAATTTCATGTCTCACATACCCCTTTCAAGGAGCTGTTTGTCTCACTCCCTCTGGCTGAACTGTTTAACAGTGTGCTGGAGGATCCATAGTCATGCACTGAGATGAGCCATCGTGGTGCCTCGGTCTGGTGAAGAACATGGAGTTTTTGTtggatgtatattttttttttgtgtgtgtgtttggggggcgGTGGGGGGGTAAGATTTGGGGTTTAGGGTTAGTTACTGAAACAATGTTAGACAGATGATGGCTGTATTGTACAAATTAGAGTTGGTCCCATGCCtgcaatgatgcaaaaaattatgCGTTTATTCCCGTTTCAATAACTGACTCCAACTGTCTCTGTGATATAAATATGAATAGCAGTCTACAGTGGAAAGTGATGtctgtttaattattttcaagtgttgatatttatttgaataatgacTACTCAAGGCCCTTTTATTGACTTCTTGGAATACATGCCGAGTAGAAGAGCAAGTTAATTTTCGTTCATATTTCATACTTGTATCAGGTATCATAAAATATCATAATGATTGTGTTTTGATGAATTTAGTTTACACATGCATAAGACATTAAATCACCAATTTAGAATAAAATTGACTAAAGCATTGCAAGACCCAGTAGAGAATAAAAAATCCCAGACATTCAGTATGTGCAGCAGAGTTGATACTTCTTGACCCCTACAGTGCTGGAGGTATGTCACATTTGACTATTTTGTCATGGTTATCATGGAGTCAACAATCAGTATTTAGTATGAGACAAATAGGTTGCTGTTGTGTGGTGCATTTTGAGCTCTGTATCTAAAGTGAATGCTTATTGCAATTTTTCAAAGTATTTCTATAAAGTATACGAACCACTGAGGGACTGGCTGACATGAGTCATTTTAGATACTTCTCAAATAACAATTTACAATTTTATCTATCAGGATGGCTTGTTTTAAAGGGACACCCTAAATATTATAAAGTTAAACCATGTTTACTGATGTTTTATCCATCAAAAATGTCACTTCTAGATAGTGCGGTACTGCACAAGACTGAACAATAATTGAAAGTTGGAAAATAGAAGAGACTTGAAATTTCATTAAAAACGTTGTTAAACATTCACAAGtaaaattctgcatttaaataaagcatttttagaGAGGATTAATGCATAGCACCTGGACATGGCGAAAACCGAAAGCTCAAAGGAGTATTAAAATCATATAGCCCTATATTCACTTCAAGTAAAATGAACCGTAATGATGTCAAAATTTAAAAGGTTTGATTGTTATTTTAACCAATGGAAAGTATATGAAGAGGATTTAAAAAAAGGATTGTAATGCACATTAGTaatgggccaaaaaaaaaaaaaagttttcctctAAGAGCACATGGGGCCACAGATAACAGGAATCTTTTTAGAGATGCATTCAAATCACAGGACAATTGTTGTATTGTAATCATTTGCGAGTATTGGCTCTTTATATAAAAATGGAACAACACAGCTTCAATCTTTAGAAAATGATTCGATAaagctgtgtctcatttagaaggcCACGTCCTACGGAGGTCGAATCCTCTCTAGGATGCGTATACGGAGTGTCCTTAACCCTGGGATTAAACGAGACGGCCTTCGTAGGATGGAAGGAAAAGGAAACAGGAAGTATCACGTTGCTATGCCAACACATAGCGTCGTTGCGCTTTCAcatttgttaaagaaaaaaatattaggaaaataatttctaaatttggaaagtaattttaaaaaaaaatgtttttacttgttttattttattcaatgtttgAGGAGCTAAAACAGCTAAACACTTGTAATCATGTTGACCACACTTGTAattcaattttttaaaaatgaagagCATTAAAATACTTACATTAAACACCACATCTCTGCTTGTGTGTAGATCTGCCGCTgccattttttcaaataaacaacggTTATTTATGGCGACGCAAAGAATTGTGGGTTATCTgtagcagcgaaggatacatctcaTGTATCCTTCGAATTCCTGTGAAAAAAAGGTCGCATTCGAAGGTCGCATTCGGAGTGTGCTACTTGCTTTTCTGAAATGAGACAACCTCGATGACGTATGCAGCCTTTGAATGCAACCTTCGGAGGGCGCAGCCTTCTGAATGAGACAcagaggccctgtcccaaatcgcgcacttcatgtggactttcggtctcgtggacttgaaatgcgcgtgctcgccgagtctacgagtccgtaggccgtcccattcagcattttaacgctccgaagtgtgctcagcagcgccccctttgtacccttgaagcggtcttccgcgaagcccgcatagaagcaggctccacgcacttcaactacccaggaatccttgcaaaagaccaatcagacaacagatgggaggatatttcgctcacggactgtaaacatggctgagaagagaatatttaagtgtaaaagtatcaatgttttttatgacataggcgtacattttaccagttgttacttacagttatacaaacattatcgaccagttgatatctcaaacataataatagcgcgttaaataatacgatcgcattatgattcattacataaatagaaccgaatgtcatggctttatgagtcatataaacgtagtatgaatattgaaacctatacatttttcttaaactcattttaattttgtgttaaaatttaacattatgtattattatgtacaaatgtatttatcatttaaataaccatgacatctattctaatgcccaggtggcatttacaattatagaactgtaaaagcaggctgtgtatttcacatggacatattatttgggaaattaaaattaatcctgttctctatgctaaagactgtaatttgtttaatgatatttgtgatatttttctaataaagggactgatgagatgacctttaagtttattcagcttattcagctccgtatggagagggataagtcaaccagaccttcttcctgtttccggcgtgacgatcgagtctgtcccaaaatacctctcaatgcaccctcgcggactcgcgctaagggccctataggtctgcactacatgacgtcaccgaagtgtggactctgaggaagtccacaagtccggagtgtgccatttgggacagggccatagTCCTTCTCCAGTAATCATAAACGACCGTGATTGGTGCACCGTAACCATGGCTGATAAAAGTAACGGCTGCCATGTGACATTGTAGCAGCAGCATAAAAAATAGTTTGTGATGGCTATtgaattataaatacataatgacGAAAAATAATACATCTATGGTTTTTCCAGTTGTAAGCAACATTTtagctacattatatttttttatttttggcctgATCGGAGTGCGATTAATCGGATTTGTGAATGCAAACAGACAAACGTAGCAGAGTACCGATCGAATCGGTCCATTTTTAGCACTTTCAGCAACTGTCTGCTAGTGCTACTCTAAATCAgactttgtttattaaatatgaatatgtattaataatatatagtttATAGTGCTGTTTAATAAGACGATGGGTATTACGCATAGGAAATAGCAGACGTCTTTCTCCGCGAGGCCTGTGATATGAATGAAACCTCATGTTGGGTTTAACAGTAGCACATCTGTGAACTAGCACCATTTAGCCAGTTAACGTTAGCTGCTGCTGGCTGGCTGAATTGGTTAGCCTTTATCTAACTTAACACTCTTGATTAACGGTGTTCTATATACCTATAAAACAAATCTAGTTATACTTGCGCTGCGTGTTGGATTGCCTGGTGAGGTTTATTGGCATTATTTAATCGAGCAACACATAGCACATTCTGGACAATACCGAGAACATGGTGCTGCCTTTCTTGGTTCTTTACCTTTGGtgaatagcattttttttcttagatGACTTGGTCTGTtgattttttgttatttgttgctCTTGGGTTGTTACAAGCTCAGCCGGTCCTCTGCTGTCAGGAGATCTTCGTATTATCCTCATGGATTTGAATTTTTACTCTGATCTCTCTGACGGGACTGGTCAACATGTCGAGTCCGAGTTCATGGACAACTCGTCTTACAATGGATATGATCCCGTGAACAAGGTAAACCTGGCACCTTTGTGTAGGAAAATATCTTAAGTTTAATGAACTATACATTGTTTATTATTGCAGTGATTTAGTGTATCTTTAATCCACCCGTGTGCACGCAGTTAATACACATTTTAACCTATTCTTTTTTAGTTCGCAGGTGGCAATGATTCATACCTGACCATCAGTGGACCTGGTCATCATTGGTCATCTGAGGTAGTGCTACACAAACCTCAAGTAACCGTTCTAAATTCTATAATATATTCtgaactctctctgtctctctctatacaTGTGCTGGTCataagaatatcatcaaaaagttgatttcactaattccattcaaaaagtgaaacttgtatattatattcatttgttacagacagactgatatatttcaaatgtttatttcttttaattttgatgtttataactgacaactatggaaaatcccaaattcattatctcacaaaattagaatattgtgaaaaggttcaatattaaagacacctggtgccacactctaatccgctaattaactcaaaacacctgcaaaggcctttaaattgtctctcagtctagttctgtaggctacacaatcatggggaagactgctgacttgacagttgtccaaaagacgaccattgacaccttgcacaaggagggcaagacacaaaaggtcattgcaaaagaggctgttcacagagctctgtgtccaagcacattaatagagaggcgaagggaaggaaaagatgtggtagaaaaaaagtgtacaagcaatagggataaccgtaccctggagaggattgtgaaacaaaacccattcaaaaatttgggggagattcacaaagagtggactgcagctggagtatTCGCACAGACGTATTTAAGACAtgagtttcagctgtcgcattccttgtgtcaagccactcttgaacaacagagagcaccagaagcgtctcacttcaaaaaggactggactgctgctgagtggtccaaagttatgttctctgatgaaagtaaattttgcatttcctttggaaatcagggtcccagagtctggaggaggagaggagaggcacacaatccacgttgtttgaggtccagtgtaaagtttccacagtcagtgatggtttggggtgccatgtcatctgctggtgttggtcaactgtgttttctgaggtccaaggtcaacgcaacCGTATACCAGAAAGtattagagcacttcatgcttcctgctgatgatcaactttatggagatgcagattttattttttaacaggacttggcacctgcacacagtgccaaagcttccagtacctgctttaaggaccatggtatccctgttcttaattggtcagcaaactcaccttaccttaaccccatagaaaatctgatTTTCGATAATAATCTGATCTGATGCGATATGCCAGTCCCAACAATTCcaaagagctgaaggccactatcagagcaacctgggctctcataacacctgagcagtgccacagacatgATCGaatccatgccacgccgcattgctgcagtaattcaggcaaaaggatccccaactaagtattgagtgctgtacatgctcatacttttcatgttcatacttttcatttggccaagatttctaaaaatcccttctttgtattggtcttaagtaatattcaaattttctgacatactgaatttgggttttccttagttgtcagttataatcatcaaaattaaaagaaataaacatttgaaatatatcagtctgtgtaatgaatgaatataatatacaagtttcactttttgaatggaattagtgaaatcaaatttttgatgatattctaattatatgaccagcatctgTATATGTATAGTTAtaatcagattattattatttttttaaagaatatagattttatacatttgtatatttatcTATGTATTGTTTCGGGAATTATacaccatttatatatatatatatattttttttttttctttttattgtagaAAACATTCCATACACCCTGTCTGGGTGATGAAGAGTTTGAAATCCCACCGATCTCCTTGGATCCAGATTCTGCGCTCACCATTGAGGATGTGGAAGCCCATTTTGGAGAGCTGGCTAAACAGGCTGAGACCTCAAGTGCTTCCGGAGTTGGAAATAGTCTTGCCAGGAATCCAGTGGTGGTGGGGAATGATCCCTCTTTTGCTTCTGCTTTCATGAATCCATCATCTCAGGGCATAGAGCACCTGAGTATGGGTGTGATTAACCAGCCGGGGGGGAGTACACTACTGAGCTCAACTCTGGGTGTGGTAAGCTTTTCTTTTTCTATCAGTGATTATTTATGTTCATTATTTTAGGGTGTAAGTATGGGCATTTGCATTGCTGCCAATCTGGAATAACGTGTAGACTTTACCTTCTTTTAAGGATCTTGGGCATTCAGTTGGCTCCCATTTCAACAGTTCCTCTTCCATGACTATTGATGTTCCAATAAACGACATGAACCACAGTCTCTTAGGACACAGCCAGCTCACCACCATAGACCATTCAGATCTAAGTGCTCAGTTAGGGCTCAGCCTTAGTGGTGCAGCCAGTGTGTCAAAGTCTCCTGACCAACTGTTGTCAACCACACCATCCCCAGCTGGCTCATTGCAGGATGAAGACATGGAGGATTTCAGACAAGTGAGTCTTTCAGTTATGGGCTTGATTGGTGgcacattttctttctttgttccaTCTAGTAATCTCTCCTCATTTGTGTTTTAGAAAACTATGCTGGTGGACCCATCCTCAGCCTCTCTCATGCCCAACTTGACAGGTTCTGCCCAGCTCTCCTCTGCTCCTCCATCTGTGGTGAGGAGGGTGGGTGGTAAGCCGGCCATGGTGCCTCTGACCGCAGCAGACACGGGCACAACACTTGGaggcaaaaaaggaaaaaagaagaaagatCCTAATGAACCACAGAAGCCAGTGTCAGCCTATGCTCTGTTCTTTAGAGACACCCAGGCAGCCATTAAAGGCCAGAACCCCAATGCCACATTCGGTGAGGTGTCAAAGATAGTGGCGTCCATGTGGGACAGCCTTGGAGAGGAGCAAAAACAGGTAGAGTATAGTTATTCAATGGCAAAAAATGCAGTCTATTTAAAATCATCTACACTACCACTCAAGTGGGGCCAGTATTCTTTTGTGTGTGttaagaaattaatgtttttatcaaggatttttattttatttttttcatctaggatgtattatatttattaaaagggGCATTAACTACATTTATAATACTACAAAAGTTGTCTATTTTAAATAAGTCTTAGACTTTCATCCATTGGTCAGATAAACTGATTCGACACCATCGACTAATTTATACTTCAGGACAATTACTGAAATGCAGTTAAGTCTTATTAGACTCCAAAGTCATTAAAAATTGTGTAAacactgcaagaaaaaaaacaatggaatagCATTGTCCTTTTCCAAATATTTGTTATTCAGAAGTTTTAAAAGAGGGAATTGTATTTGGATTCCCAATTTTGAGTAATTTAGAGTTTTTCATGAATATTTCAGGTTTACAAAAGGAAAACGGAGGCAGCCAAGAAAGAGTATCTGAAAGCGCTGGCAACCTACAGAGCAAATCAACTCTCAAAAGTGAGTGAATTTTTTCTTGTCTGTCCTCTGTGGGTTTTTGGTTTCGagtcttatttcttt contains:
- the LOC132096261 gene encoding TOX high mobility group box family member 4-A-like isoform X1 encodes the protein MDLNFYSDLSDGTGQHVESEFMDNSSYNGYDPVNKFAGGNDSYLTISGPGHHWSSEVVLHKPQKTFHTPCLGDEEFEIPPISLDPDSALTIEDVEAHFGELAKQAETSSASGVGNSLARNPVVVGNDPSFASAFMNPSSQGIEHLSMGVINQPGGSTLLSSTLGVDLGHSVGSHFNSSSSMTIDVPINDMNHSLLGHSQLTTIDHSDLSAQLGLSLSGAASVSKSPDQLLSTTPSPAGSLQDEDMEDFRQKTMLVDPSSASLMPNLTGSAQLSSAPPSVVRRVGGKPAMVPLTAADTGTTLGGKKGKKKKDPNEPQKPVSAYALFFRDTQAAIKGQNPNATFGEVSKIVASMWDSLGEEQKQVYKRKTEAAKKEYLKALATYRANQLSKSSTEVEESAPSTPPSVPCPAPVTPAPAAPVRPRLTPIPEQNTITNICASNIILDGPQVTTRSRTGSLPLAISQPPTPTVTKIIISKQMLQGVSQIHQIPTSMVTVIPAALRAVQPAAAGRQPPPLQQMQGTPPPPRLQQMVQTQAPPPLQAKPRGGAGGSVAVTATPPPPLQIKIVPASLHSNLSTPIIVTTATSANPVIASTTISASVHPAPVEVQVEEPKEELVTGTDEAVTEEPEEMEMEVSVAPEASSSAPSTNLCVRAGCTNPAVESRDWDKEYCSNECVATHCRDIFMAWCSIKSQNSATVK
- the LOC132096261 gene encoding TOX high mobility group box family member 4-A-like isoform X2 → MDLNFYSDLSDGTGQHVESEFMDNSSYNGYDPVNKFAGGNDSYLTISGPGHHWSSEKTFHTPCLGDEEFEIPPISLDPDSALTIEDVEAHFGELAKQAETSSASGVGNSLARNPVVVGNDPSFASAFMNPSSQGIEHLSMGVINQPGGSTLLSSTLGVDLGHSVGSHFNSSSSMTIDVPINDMNHSLLGHSQLTTIDHSDLSAQLGLSLSGAASVSKSPDQLLSTTPSPAGSLQDEDMEDFRQKTMLVDPSSASLMPNLTGSAQLSSAPPSVVRRVGGKPAMVPLTAADTGTTLGGKKGKKKKDPNEPQKPVSAYALFFRDTQAAIKGQNPNATFGEVSKIVASMWDSLGEEQKQVYKRKTEAAKKEYLKALATYRANQLSKSSTEVEESAPSTPPSVPCPAPVTPAPAAPVRPRLTPIPEQNTITNICASNIILDGPQVTTRSRTGSLPLAISQPPTPTVTKIIISKQMLQGVSQIHQIPTSMVTVIPAALRAVQPAAAGRQPPPLQQMQGTPPPPRLQQMVQTQAPPPLQAKPRGGAGGSVAVTATPPPPLQIKIVPASLHSNLSTPIIVTTATSANPVIASTTISASVHPAPVEVQVEEPKEELVTGTDEAVTEEPEEMEMEVSVAPEASSSAPSTNLCVRAGCTNPAVESRDWDKEYCSNECVATHCRDIFMAWCSIKSQNSATVK